The following are encoded together in the Ooceraea biroi isolate clonal line C1 chromosome 2, Obir_v5.4, whole genome shotgun sequence genome:
- the LOC105278938 gene encoding ELMO domain-containing protein 2: MTAGMFTYVWSLVCWYFRPLVKWFLHQTTQMCELQRICYGQPSGAPRTFAVKECLGRSRNSNIRTLVAYLNDVADRRGITTRTERKILEDAIRTVLVTKKINPTAHPDFPKSFGKCVELIWGYRQLCVECEDLRKTSYNSDNPEHERRLLKLWDLLMPYEPLDARVTKQWQEIGFQGDDPKTDFRGMGMLGLENLVYFAQEYPSTATHVLSHSHHPRYGYAFAIVGINLTSMALRLLRDGSAQTHVYNSSKTLPTIRAFHQFYCYLFYEFDGFWIESRPSNIMEFSSIQEKFEKSIRTALTNPSTVFRINVAVDNI; this comes from the coding sequence ATGACGGCAGGAATGTTCACGTACGTGTGGAGCCTGGTGTGCTGGTACTTCAGGCCGTTGGTAAAATGGTTCTTGCACCAGACCACGCAGATGTGCGAGCTCCAGAGAATCTGCTACGGGCAGCCGTCCGGGGCGCCGCGGACGTTCGCGGTGAAGGAATGCCTCGGGCGGTCGCGCAATTCAAACATCAGGACTCTCGTCGCGTACCTGAACGACGTCGCCGATCGGCGTGGGATAACCACGAGGACGGAGCGCAAGATCCTGGAGGACGCGATCAGGACCGTGCTGGTGACGAAGAAGATCAATCCCACGGCTCATCCTGATTTCCCCAAGTCGTTCGGCAAGTGCGTCGAGCTGATCTGGGGCTACCGTCAGCTGTGCGTGGAGTGCGAGGACCTGAGGAAGACGTCGTACAACTCGGACAATCCGGAGCACGAGCGGCGGCTGCTGAAGCTGTGGGACCTGCTGATGCCGTACGAGCCCCTCGACGCAAGGGTGACCAAGCAGTGGCAGGAGATCGGCTTCCAAGGGGACGATCCAAAGACGGATTTCCGCGGGATGGGCATGCTGGGACTGGAAAATCTCGTTTACTTCGCTCAAGAGTACCCCAGCACGGCGACGCACGTGTTGTCGCACTCGCATCATCCGCGTTACGGCTACGCGTTCGCCATCGTCGGTATAAACCTCACCAGCATGGCGCTGAGGCTGCTGAGGGACGGCAGCGCTCAGACTCACGTATACAACTCCTCGAAGACCCTGCCGACGATTCGTGCCTTTCATCAGTTTTACTGTTACCTCTTTTACGAGTTCGACGGATTCTGGATCGAGTCCAGACCCAGTAATATTATGGAGTTCTCCTCGATACAGGAGAAGTTTGAGAAAAGTATCAGAACGGCATTGACTAATCCGTCAACCGTTTTTAGGATAAACGTGGCGGTCgacaatatttaa